One genomic segment of Deinococcus sp. HSC-46F16 includes these proteins:
- a CDS encoding N-acetylmuramoyl-L-alanine amidase, with product MKPHTIFLSSVLWCGVAGCWAGAQTDPFQRTAPAQSLPNLRAAGGPSSPAEAPRPAATAAPAATPKAPAATEATFGNPRTSSDGSQTRVVFDLTPGVSYTLNPTFGGLRLDVKGARVMPAVTTRLGASVSEYRAGNSSVTLFTPFPLSLTDGWRASEATLASGSRVLILEFGPTLSGGASASLKALVRTATTPATPALALTATPPVPKALAEQLPPGDAIAPANRAALPSPPALPGHDPNKPSALAGRVSPGASAGTALGAPRVGKNPGLTRIVLDLPPGTTYRLIPGGVGLRVELTGVTAAALSAQNVSPEVRGWRYEPSANGVTVTLLTGTPLTERSGWRALLVPPLEGSTLSRLAIDLSPALANLTPLTPREKVVAAVPATPVSRGTALLALSTSLVQPRVVIDAGHGGKDPGAVGSVVEKQVTLDVALRVRDLLRAAGVDVVLTRDSDRELHPTKSTDLDLRAGVGRAAGTQLFVSIHVNAMDASTALRGYGIETWWNGNHPLSSSLAGLLQQHMVEATGAYSRGLRSNRSLAVLRESRIPAALVEIGYASHPVDGLNLKDTNYLDRVALGIAQGIRAALVGGVSASGRVGGN from the coding sequence ATGAAGCCGCATACCATCTTCCTCTCATCCGTCTTGTGGTGCGGTGTGGCGGGGTGCTGGGCGGGGGCGCAGACCGACCCCTTTCAGCGAACGGCCCCGGCCCAGTCTTTGCCCAACCTGCGGGCCGCCGGGGGACCAAGTTCCCCCGCAGAGGCGCCCCGCCCGGCGGCGACAGCAGCTCCTGCCGCGACCCCAAAGGCTCCGGCAGCAACCGAGGCAACCTTCGGCAACCCGCGCACGAGCAGCGACGGCTCGCAGACGCGGGTGGTCTTCGACCTGACGCCGGGCGTGTCGTATACGCTCAACCCCACGTTCGGGGGACTGCGGCTGGACGTGAAGGGCGCCCGCGTGATGCCCGCCGTGACCACCCGGCTGGGGGCCAGCGTGAGCGAATACCGGGCCGGAAACAGCTCGGTGACCCTGTTCACCCCCTTTCCGCTCTCGCTGACGGACGGCTGGCGGGCCAGCGAGGCGACCCTGGCCTCCGGGTCGCGGGTGCTGATCCTGGAGTTCGGGCCGACCCTCTCGGGCGGGGCGAGCGCGTCCCTGAAAGCCTTGGTCCGCACGGCGACCACGCCCGCCACGCCCGCGCTGGCGCTGACGGCCACCCCCCCCGTGCCCAAGGCTTTGGCCGAACAACTGCCGCCCGGCGACGCGATTGCCCCCGCGAACCGGGCGGCGCTGCCGTCACCCCCCGCCCTGCCCGGCCACGATCCGAACAAGCCCAGTGCGCTGGCGGGCCGGGTCAGCCCTGGGGCGTCGGCGGGCACGGCGCTGGGCGCCCCCCGTGTGGGCAAGAATCCGGGCCTGACCCGCATCGTGCTGGACCTGCCGCCGGGCACAACCTACCGCCTGATTCCCGGCGGGGTGGGCCTGCGGGTGGAACTGACCGGGGTGACGGCGGCGGCCCTGAGCGCCCAGAATGTCAGCCCCGAGGTGCGCGGCTGGCGCTACGAGCCGAGCGCGAACGGGGTCACGGTGACGCTGCTGACCGGCACGCCCCTCACCGAGCGCAGCGGCTGGCGGGCGCTGCTGGTGCCGCCGCTGGAAGGCAGCACGCTCTCGCGGCTGGCGATCGACCTCTCCCCCGCGCTCGCCAACCTGACGCCGCTGACCCCGCGCGAGAAGGTGGTCGCGGCGGTGCCCGCCACTCCGGTGAGCCGGGGCACGGCGCTGCTGGCCCTCAGCACCAGCCTGGTGCAGCCGCGCGTGGTAATCGACGCCGGGCACGGGGGCAAGGACCCCGGCGCGGTCGGCTCGGTCGTCGAGAAGCAGGTCACGCTGGACGTGGCGCTGCGGGTGCGCGACCTGCTGCGGGCGGCGGGGGTGGACGTGGTGCTGACCCGCGACAGCGACCGCGAATTGCACCCCACCAAGAGCACCGACCTCGACCTGCGGGCCGGGGTGGGCCGGGCGGCGGGCACCCAACTGTTCGTGAGCATCCACGTCAACGCGATGGACGCGAGCACCGCCCTGCGCGGCTACGGCATCGAGACGTGGTGGAACGGCAACCACCCGCTGTCGAGTTCGCTGGCGGGCCTGCTGCAACAGCATATGGTCGAGGCGACCGGGGCCTACTCGCGCGGCCTGCGCAGCAACCGCTCGCTCGCCGTGCTGCGCGAGAGCCGCATTCCCGCCGCCCTGGTGGAGATCGGCTACGCTAGCCACCCGGTCGACGGCCTGAACCTCAAGGACACCAACTACCTCGACCGGGTGGCGCTCGGCATCGCCCAGGGCATCCGCGCGGCGCTGGTGGGCGGCGTCTCGGCGAGCGGCCGGGTCGGCGGCAACTAG
- the dnaE gene encoding DNA polymerase III subunit alpha: protein MTAADAAQPHIHLPDGSCCGPKKFAHLHQHTQYSLLDGAAKLKDLLKWAKEVTPEGCEPALAMTDHGNMHGAVHFYNYATGMGVKPIIGYEAYVVPGLGTRRDRTRGQDGEKGIFHLTLLARDFEGYQNLCRLSSRGYTEGYYYKPRIDHELLQEHHKGVIAFSGCLGSEVQQLLLQGREDDARQRLLWYRDLFGENYFIEIQDHGLPEQKRNNPILRAWAQELGIGMVATNDGHYVKKTDATAHETLLAIQTKATLADENRFKFPCDEFYVKGLDEMQAALPVSEWGEEPFDNTAYIASICNVDLPVGKKRQYQMPALPIPEGRTMAEELRVQTYRGTVKRYPAHATEGLLRDYALRSLEALGPEDRAKVLDRVKDCDATTCDLETLFTLLAFMGSEWEARGKAAGEKYTKYPALEVMEAEAEAGKLPPYAPEDCRKARQGDSDTAIELDPAADGEETTKAHHTHALVILRRAEYELSVINNMGFPDYFLIVADYINWAKDQGISVGPGRGSGAGSLVAYAIRITNLDPLEFELLFERFLNPDRISMPDFDIDFNDARRGEVIGYVQQKYGDDKVAQIATFGTMASKACLKDVARVMGLEYAKVDKVSKLIPIKFGKSYSLEQAREAVPDIQQMLAEDAQLLEAYEFAQKLEGLTRHASVHAAGVVIGKTQLTDLVPVMRDTSGEGMVCQYDMKAVEDIGLIKMDFLGLRTLSFLDEAKRIMRESKGIEIDFDAIPFDDARTYELMSRGDTKGVFQLEGAGIADASRRLKPRRLADIIALSALYRPGPMENIPTYVRRHHGVEEVDYVKDGFPNSAKWLEKILAETYGIPVYQEQIMQIASEVAGFSLGGADLLRRAMGKKDAEEMKRQRQIFVTGARENGVPEDEGNRLFDLLDAFANYGFNKSHSAAYGVITYQTAWLKANYPVEFMAALLTVERRDSDKVAEYVSDARKMDVRVLPPDINRSAPDFAVQGEEILFGLYAIKGLGEAAVQRILEERERGGPYKSLADFCSRLGNKVCNRKAMESLIKSGAFDRFGERRQLSESLEEAMAWAQGAAAMANSGMDALFGMSETAPEPKLKSGVEPYTDLQRLAVEKESLGLYISGHPLEQHEGLREAASCRISDLDAWFTTQNVAPGKRVKAVLAGMIESVVKKPTKSGGMMARFILADESGQTELVAFSRAYDRIQEKLVNDTPALVIVELESEDGGLRAIAEEVVSIEQLAEVPKVMYVTIDLETATPDAVGEFQSVLDEHAGAMPTYLRLETPEQFVLYQLDHNMGSPDAIRVLNQTFPWADAYLAYDQGTILGRFAPKPPAWMNKGRGMQA from the coding sequence ATGACCGCCGCCGACGCTGCTCAACCGCACATTCACCTGCCGGACGGCTCCTGCTGCGGACCCAAGAAGTTCGCGCACCTGCACCAGCACACCCAGTACAGCCTGCTGGACGGCGCGGCGAAACTGAAAGACCTGCTCAAGTGGGCCAAGGAGGTCACGCCCGAGGGGTGCGAACCGGCACTCGCCATGACCGACCACGGCAACATGCACGGCGCGGTGCACTTCTACAACTACGCGACCGGCATGGGCGTCAAGCCCATCATCGGCTACGAGGCCTACGTGGTGCCGGGCCTGGGAACCCGCCGCGACCGCACGCGCGGCCAGGACGGGGAAAAGGGCATCTTCCACCTGACCCTGCTCGCCCGCGACTTCGAGGGCTACCAGAACCTCTGCCGCCTCAGCTCGCGCGGCTACACCGAGGGGTACTACTACAAGCCCCGCATCGACCACGAACTCTTGCAGGAGCACCACAAGGGGGTCATCGCCTTTTCCGGCTGCCTGGGGTCGGAGGTGCAGCAGCTTCTGCTTCAGGGGCGCGAGGACGACGCGAGACAGCGACTCTTGTGGTACCGCGACCTTTTCGGGGAGAACTACTTCATCGAGATTCAGGACCACGGCCTGCCCGAGCAGAAGAGGAACAACCCCATCCTGAGGGCCTGGGCGCAGGAACTCGGCATCGGGATGGTCGCCACGAACGACGGCCACTACGTCAAGAAGACCGACGCGACCGCCCACGAGACGCTGCTCGCCATCCAGACCAAGGCGACCCTGGCCGACGAGAACCGTTTCAAGTTCCCCTGTGACGAGTTCTACGTGAAGGGCCTCGACGAGATGCAGGCGGCCCTCCCCGTCTCCGAGTGGGGCGAGGAGCCGTTCGACAACACGGCCTATATCGCGTCCATCTGCAACGTGGACCTGCCGGTCGGCAAGAAGCGGCAGTACCAGATGCCCGCCCTGCCTATCCCGGAAGGCCGCACGATGGCCGAGGAACTGCGGGTGCAGACCTACCGGGGCACGGTCAAGCGCTACCCGGCCCACGCGACCGAGGGCCTGCTGCGCGACTACGCCCTGCGCTCGCTGGAGGCGCTGGGGCCGGAGGACCGGGCGAAAGTCCTTGACCGTGTGAAGGACTGCGACGCCACGACCTGCGACCTCGAAACGCTGTTCACCCTGCTCGCTTTCATGGGCAGCGAGTGGGAGGCGCGGGGCAAGGCGGCGGGCGAAAAGTACACCAAATACCCCGCGCTGGAGGTCATGGAAGCCGAGGCCGAGGCCGGGAAGCTGCCCCCTTACGCCCCCGAGGACTGCCGCAAGGCCCGCCAGGGGGACAGCGACACGGCCATCGAACTCGATCCCGCAGCGGACGGGGAGGAGACCACGAAGGCGCACCATACCCACGCCCTCGTCATCCTGCGCCGGGCCGAGTACGAACTCTCGGTGATCAACAACATGGGGTTCCCCGACTATTTCCTGATCGTCGCGGACTACATCAACTGGGCCAAGGACCAGGGCATCTCGGTGGGACCGGGGCGTGGGTCGGGCGCGGGGTCGCTCGTCGCCTACGCCATCCGCATCACCAACCTCGATCCCCTGGAGTTCGAGTTGTTGTTCGAGCGCTTCCTGAATCCCGACCGCATCTCCATGCCCGACTTCGACATCGACTTCAACGATGCGCGGCGCGGCGAGGTGATCGGCTACGTGCAGCAGAAGTACGGCGACGACAAGGTCGCCCAGATCGCCACCTTCGGGACGATGGCGTCCAAGGCGTGCCTCAAGGACGTGGCCCGCGTGATGGGCCTGGAATACGCCAAGGTGGACAAGGTTTCCAAGCTGATCCCCATCAAGTTCGGCAAGTCGTACTCGCTGGAGCAGGCGCGGGAGGCCGTGCCGGACATCCAGCAGATGCTCGCGGAGGACGCGCAACTGCTCGAAGCCTACGAGTTCGCGCAGAAGCTCGAAGGCCTGACCCGCCACGCCTCGGTCCACGCGGCGGGCGTGGTAATTGGCAAAACGCAATTGACCGACCTCGTGCCCGTCATGCGCGACACCTCCGGCGAGGGGATGGTCTGCCAGTACGACATGAAGGCCGTGGAGGACATCGGCCTGATTAAGATGGACTTCCTGGGGCTGCGCACGCTGTCCTTCCTCGATGAAGCCAAGCGCATCATGCGCGAGTCGAAGGGCATCGAGATCGACTTCGACGCGATTCCCTTCGACGACGCCCGGACCTACGAGCTGATGAGCCGGGGCGACACCAAGGGCGTTTTCCAGCTCGAAGGGGCGGGCATCGCGGACGCCTCGCGCCGCCTCAAGCCCCGCCGCCTCGCGGACATCATCGCGCTCTCGGCCCTGTACCGCCCCGGCCCGATGGAGAACATCCCCACCTACGTGCGGCGTCACCACGGCGTCGAGGAAGTGGATTACGTCAAGGACGGCTTTCCCAACAGCGCGAAATGGCTGGAAAAGATCCTGGCGGAAACCTACGGCATCCCCGTCTACCAGGAACAGATCATGCAGATCGCCTCCGAGGTCGCCGGGTTCTCGCTGGGTGGGGCCGACCTGCTGCGCCGGGCGATGGGCAAGAAGGACGCCGAGGAGATGAAACGCCAGCGGCAGATCTTCGTCACCGGGGCCAGGGAAAACGGCGTGCCCGAGGACGAGGGCAACCGCCTCTTCGACCTGCTGGACGCCTTTGCCAACTACGGGTTCAACAAGTCGCACTCGGCCGCCTACGGGGTCATCACCTACCAGACCGCGTGGCTGAAGGCCAACTACCCGGTCGAGTTCATGGCCGCGCTGCTGACCGTCGAGCGCCGCGACTCCGACAAGGTGGCCGAGTATGTCTCCGACGCCCGCAAGATGGACGTGCGGGTGCTGCCGCCCGACATCAACCGCTCGGCGCCCGACTTCGCGGTGCAGGGCGAGGAGATTCTGTTCGGCCTGTACGCGATCAAGGGGCTGGGCGAGGCGGCGGTACAGCGGATTCTGGAGGAACGCGAGCGGGGCGGCCCTTACAAGTCCCTCGCCGACTTCTGCTCCCGCCTGGGCAACAAGGTCTGCAACCGCAAGGCGATGGAGTCGCTGATCAAGTCGGGGGCCTTCGACCGCTTCGGGGAGCGGCGGCAGCTCTCCGAGAGCCTGGAAGAAGCGATGGCCTGGGCGCAGGGCGCGGCGGCGATGGCGAACAGCGGCATGGACGCCCTGTTCGGCATGAGCGAGACGGCGCCCGAGCCGAAGCTCAAGTCAGGCGTCGAGCCTTACACCGACCTCCAGCGCCTCGCCGTCGAGAAAGAATCGCTGGGCCTCTACATCTCCGGGCACCCGCTGGAGCAGCACGAGGGGCTGCGCGAGGCCGCGAGCTGCCGCATCTCGGACCTCGACGCCTGGTTCACCACCCAGAACGTCGCGCCGGGCAAGCGGGTCAAGGCGGTGCTCGCGGGCATGATCGAGAGCGTGGTCAAGAAGCCCACCAAGTCGGGCGGCATGATGGCCCGTTTCATCCTCGCGGACGAGTCGGGACAGACCGAGCTGGTGGCCTTTTCCCGCGCCTACGACCGCATTCAGGAGAAGCTGGTCAACGACACGCCTGCCCTGGTGATCGTGGAACTCGAGTCCGAGGACGGCGGCCTGCGGGCCATCGCGGAGGAGGTCGTGAGCATCGAGCAGCTCGCCGAGGTGCCCAAGGTCATGTACGTGACCATCGACCTGGAGACGGCCACGCCCGACGCGGTGGGCGAATTCCAGAGCGTGCTGGACGAGCACGCCGGGGCCATGCCGACCTACCTGCGGCTGGAAACGCCTGAACAGTTCGTGCTCTACCAGCTCGACCACAATATGGGCAGCCCCGACGCCATCCGGGTGCTGAACCAGACCTTCCCCTGGGCCGACGCCTACCTCGCCTACGACCAGGGCACCATCCTGGGCCGCTTCGCGCCCAAGCCGCCCGCGTGGATGAACAAGGGGCGGGGAATGCAGGCCTAG
- a CDS encoding M48 family metallopeptidase produces the protein MPRPRLAPPWTVGGVPVQLRRSARRRTLALQVRPGEVVLHAPARTPKETLSAFVESRREWAERHLRTFAARQSPPAPWQDGSPYPFLGETLTLRLVPGLRQAERLGDELRLPAGPDLAASLEGWSRAAALPLFRAWVEEYAEALGARDRLGRVALSGARTRWGSCTSRGDIRLHWALSRAPQEVARYVALHEAAHLLELNHSPRYWAHVACRMPEHAQWRRWLREQGHTLLPS, from the coding sequence ATGCCGCGCCCCCGACTTGCCCCCCCGTGGACGGTCGGGGGCGTTCCGGTGCAACTGCGCCGCAGCGCCCGCCGCCGCACGCTGGCCTTGCAGGTCCGCCCCGGCGAGGTCGTGCTGCACGCGCCCGCCCGCACACCGAAGGAAACGCTCTCCGCCTTCGTGGAGTCCCGCCGCGAGTGGGCCGAGCGGCATCTGCGGACCTTCGCGGCGCGTCAGTCCCCCCCGGCACCGTGGCAGGACGGCTCCCCCTACCCCTTCCTGGGCGAGACGCTGACCCTGCGGCTGGTGCCCGGTTTGCGTCAGGCGGAGCGGCTGGGCGACGAGTTGCGTCTGCCAGCCGGTCCGGACCTTGCCGCGAGCCTGGAGGGGTGGAGTCGCGCCGCTGCCCTTCCCCTCTTCCGCGCCTGGGTGGAGGAATACGCGGAGGCGTTGGGGGCCAGGGACCGGCTCGGACGGGTGGCCCTGAGCGGTGCCCGCACCCGCTGGGGCAGTTGCACCTCGCGCGGCGACATCCGGCTGCACTGGGCGCTCAGCCGCGCTCCCCAGGAAGTCGCCCGCTACGTCGCCCTGCACGAGGCCGCGCACCTGCTGGAACTCAACCACTCGCCCCGCTACTGGGCGCATGTCGCCTGCCGGATGCCCGAGCATGCCCAGTGGCGGCGCTGGCTGCGCGAGCAGGGGCATACATTGTTGCCCTCCTGA
- a CDS encoding dynamin family protein — MLVTAAVQDLLSRERALLADLQAFLETQGAPPEAVEYARGAVRSLDESFLLVVVGEFNAGKSSFVNALLGAAVLPEGVTPTTDRIYVLVHGDRPGEMEPTRDPFVSRLTYPLPSLEGVALVDTPGTNAIIRQHQALTEGFLPRADLVLFLTSADRPFTESERQFLGLAARWGRSVVLVVNKADLLETEGQREQVRQFVEAGARGVLGLTPPVFLISARAEQRGGDAGFRALRDALQARLSETERTRLKLQSPLSTAAEILSGEETRAEAARKTLTEDLAILRDLEAQRERHRETMLGELDGQLNRLGRLLGEFEVRADRFIDDKLRFSNLRGLMNSRELEEGFRREAVADLPEAIDRQFGTMIDRFVEANLHFWEDVQAFLIRRQPQGEVARTRFSYDRGALLEGIAGSARQHLETTTEQELARQLSRDAEDALKGAVGGLAGGIGLGAGIGALVGASALDFTGGILAGLTLGSLGLFVLPNKRLQAHRQLRQKVEGLREALGQIIRREYEREQERADARLRDAISPYTRFTAQEQIRLEAARTRAAELRARLDTLRTEVKALG; from the coding sequence ATGCTCGTGACCGCTGCCGTGCAAGACCTCCTCTCCCGCGAGCGGGCGCTCCTCGCTGACCTCCAGGCTTTTCTGGAGACGCAGGGAGCGCCCCCGGAGGCCGTCGAGTACGCGCGGGGCGCCGTGCGCTCGCTGGACGAGAGCTTCCTGCTGGTGGTCGTGGGCGAGTTCAACGCGGGCAAAAGCAGCTTCGTGAACGCGCTGCTGGGCGCGGCGGTGCTCCCCGAGGGCGTCACACCCACCACCGACCGCATCTACGTGCTGGTGCACGGCGACCGCCCCGGCGAGATGGAACCCACCCGCGACCCCTTCGTGAGCCGCCTGACCTACCCCCTGCCCAGCCTGGAGGGGGTAGCGCTGGTGGACACGCCCGGCACGAACGCGATCATCCGCCAGCACCAGGCCTTGACCGAGGGCTTCCTGCCCCGCGCCGACCTCGTGCTGTTCCTGACCTCCGCCGACCGGCCCTTCACCGAGTCCGAGCGGCAGTTCCTGGGCCTCGCCGCCCGCTGGGGGCGCAGCGTGGTGCTGGTCGTGAACAAGGCGGACCTGCTGGAGACGGAAGGGCAGCGCGAGCAGGTGCGGCAGTTCGTGGAAGCGGGGGCGCGGGGCGTGCTGGGCCTGACCCCGCCCGTCTTTCTGATCAGTGCGCGGGCCGAGCAGCGCGGCGGCGACGCGGGCTTCCGGGCGCTGCGGGACGCCCTCCAGGCCCGCCTCTCGGAGACCGAGCGCACCCGCCTCAAGCTGCAAAGCCCGCTCTCGACCGCCGCCGAGATCCTGAGTGGTGAGGAGACGCGGGCCGAGGCCGCCCGCAAGACCCTCACCGAGGACCTTGCCATCCTGCGCGACCTCGAAGCGCAGCGCGAGCGCCACCGGGAAACGATGCTGGGTGAACTCGACGGCCAACTCAACCGCTTGGGCCGCCTGCTGGGCGAGTTCGAGGTGCGGGCCGACCGTTTCATCGACGACAAGCTGCGCTTTTCCAACCTGCGCGGCCTGATGAACAGCCGGGAGCTGGAGGAGGGCTTCCGGCGCGAGGCGGTGGCCGACCTCCCGGAGGCCATCGACCGGCAGTTCGGCACCATGATCGACCGCTTCGTGGAAGCCAACCTGCACTTCTGGGAGGACGTGCAGGCCTTCCTGATTCGCCGCCAGCCCCAAGGCGAGGTGGCCCGCACCCGTTTCTCCTACGACCGGGGAGCGCTGCTGGAGGGCATCGCGGGGAGCGCCCGCCAGCACCTCGAGACGACCACCGAGCAGGAACTCGCCCGCCAGCTCTCACGTGACGCGGAGGACGCCCTCAAGGGGGCGGTGGGCGGCCTCGCGGGGGGCATCGGCCTCGGCGCGGGGATCGGGGCGCTCGTGGGGGCGTCGGCGCTGGACTTTACCGGGGGCATCCTCGCCGGGCTGACGCTGGGGAGCCTGGGCCTCTTCGTGCTGCCCAACAAGCGCCTGCAAGCCCACCGCCAGCTCCGTCAGAAGGTGGAGGGGTTGCGCGAAGCCCTGGGACAGATCATCCGGCGCGAGTACGAGCGCGAGCAGGAGCGGGCCGACGCCCGGCTGCGCGACGCGATCAGCCCCTACACCCGCTTTACCGCGCAGGAGCAGATCCGGCTGGAGGCCGCCCGCACCCGCGCCGCCGAATTGCGGGCACGGCTCGACACCCTCCGGACCGAGGTCAAGGCGCTGGGGTAA
- a CDS encoding neutral zinc metallopeptidase, protein MDWRNLPRSGGGVQTGGGGLPGGGLAVGGGIGGLIIALIAMFFGVDPSVITGGTQAPPAQTQPQTQPGTAGETEEYEFLDRILGSTNEVWSGVFQQAARTYTKPILVSFRGSVPTACGQGTSATGPFYCPLDNKIYIDTAFFAQMDRQLGGGGDFAYSYVIAHEVGHHVQNELGIADQVTRAQQGARTEAEANSYGVRLELQADCFAGVWGNQVSSLANLTQEDVREAVNTAAAIGDDTLQRQSRGYVVPDSFTHGSSQQRVNWFMTGFKSGDPNQCDTFNRDYNQL, encoded by the coding sequence ATGGACTGGAGAAACCTTCCCCGCAGCGGCGGCGGAGTGCAAACGGGTGGCGGTGGTTTGCCGGGCGGTGGCCTCGCGGTGGGCGGCGGGATCGGTGGCCTGATCATCGCCCTGATCGCCATGTTCTTCGGGGTCGACCCCAGCGTGATCACGGGCGGCACCCAGGCCCCGCCAGCGCAGACCCAACCCCAGACCCAGCCGGGCACGGCGGGCGAAACCGAAGAATATGAGTTCCTCGACCGGATTCTGGGCAGCACCAACGAGGTCTGGAGCGGCGTCTTCCAGCAGGCGGCGCGCACCTACACCAAGCCCATCCTGGTGTCCTTCCGGGGCTCGGTGCCCACCGCCTGCGGCCAGGGGACGAGCGCGACCGGCCCCTTCTACTGCCCCCTGGACAACAAGATCTACATCGACACCGCCTTTTTCGCGCAGATGGACCGGCAGCTTGGCGGCGGCGGCGACTTCGCCTACTCCTACGTGATCGCGCACGAGGTCGGGCACCATGTCCAGAACGAACTCGGCATCGCCGATCAGGTCACCCGGGCACAGCAGGGCGCCCGCACCGAGGCCGAGGCGAACAGCTATGGGGTGCGCCTGGAACTCCAGGCCGACTGCTTCGCCGGGGTGTGGGGCAATCAGGTGTCCAGCCTCGCCAACCTGACCCAGGAGGACGTGCGCGAGGCCGTGAACACGGCGGCGGCGATCGGAGACGACACCCTGCAGCGCCAGAGCCGGGGCTACGTGGTGCCCGACTCCTTTACCCACGGCAGCAGCCAGCAGCGGGTGAACTGGTTCATGACCGGCTTCAAGAGCGGCGATCCCAACCAGTGCGACACCTTCAACCGGGACTACAACCAGCTATAA
- the rpoZ gene encoding DNA-directed RNA polymerase subunit omega, producing MAEQDIDKLLSLTDSKYRLSVVTAKRALQLRSGAPSVVSNEQRARTRNLVTLAMRELATGKLTVGTELMDESRFHQDYVRQRQAQLQAQLNAERERERD from the coding sequence ATGGCCGAGCAAGATATCGACAAGCTTCTTTCCCTCACCGACAGCAAGTACCGCCTGTCGGTCGTGACCGCTAAGCGGGCGCTGCAACTGCGCTCCGGGGCGCCCAGCGTCGTCTCGAACGAGCAGCGGGCACGCACCCGTAACCTCGTCACGCTCGCCATGCGCGAACTCGCCACCGGCAAGCTCACGGTGGGCACCGAGCTGATGGACGAGTCCCGCTTCCACCAGGATTACGTGCGCCAGCGGCAGGCCCAGCTTCAGGCCCAGCTCAACGCCGAGCGCGAGCGCGAACGCGACTGA